In one window of Camelina sativa cultivar DH55 chromosome 15, Cs, whole genome shotgun sequence DNA:
- the LOC104745463 gene encoding uncharacterized protein LOC104745463, with the protein MAPTIKTIGSFRTHQKHFIDFFGDDLIVTVTPTATVIRRWIRSVRSYNRNHSAHPLVVGVGVQWTPNSSDPDPPPETLQLCVGSRCLIIQLDYNYGLPKVLRTFLADPKTTFVGVWNGQDQKKLASCRHGLEIGKLLDIRMYVNDSRGFSMRFCSFEQIVKERLGRGGVRLDPAICMSDWGVYILSHDQVLQASIESCVCFKLAVEERLWELKSIKGM; encoded by the coding sequence atGGCTCCAACGATCAAAACCATCGGAAGTTTCCGTACTCACCAGAAACACTTCATCGATTTCTTTGGAGACGACTTGATCGTAACCGTTACGCCGACTGCAACCGTAATCCGCCGCTGGATTCGCAGCGTCCGCTCCTACAACCGTAACCACTCGGCGCATCCTCTCGTCGTCGGAGTCGGTGTTCAGTGGACACCGAACAGTTCCGATCCAGATCCTCCACCGGAAACTCTCCAGTTATGCGTCGGTAGTCGCTGTCTCATCATCCAACTAGATTACAACTACGGTCTCCCCAAAGTCCTCCGCACTTTCCTCGCCGATCCAAAAACGACGTTCGTCGGCGTTTGGAACGGTCAAGACCAGAAGAAGCTCGCGAGCTGTAGGCATGGGTTGGAGATCGGAAAGCTTCTTGACATAAGGATGTACGTGAACGATTCGAGAGGGTTTAGTATGCGGTTTTGTTCGTTTGAACAGATCGTGAAGGAGCGTTTGGGTCGGGGAGGAGTGAGGTTAGATCCAGCGATTTGTATGAGTGATTGGGGTGTTTATATCCTCAGCCATGATCAGGTACTTCAGGCGTCGATTGAGTCGTGTGTTTGCTTTAAGCTCGCTGTTGAGGAACGTCTCTGG